A single window of Ursus arctos isolate Adak ecotype North America unplaced genomic scaffold, UrsArc2.0 scaffold_102, whole genome shotgun sequence DNA harbors:
- the LOC130543296 gene encoding sushi domain-containing protein 1-like, translated as MYSFHIRGQRWYQKEFAQEVIFNITASSQAPEMCLDLRPGTNYSVSVQALSSQRPVVFSLTTPITEPPLPEVDFVTVHGGPLPRLRLRKAKEKNGPISSYQVLVLPLALQSTFFCDSERATSFFSNTSDAEGYVAAELLARDVPDDATEISLGDRLYYGKYYNAPLKKGNDYCVILRITSEWNKVRRCSCAVWAHVKDSSFVLQQMVGVGLGSMAVVIVLAFLSFSAV; from the exons ATGTATTCA TTCCACATTCGGGGCCAGAGATGGTATCAGAAGGAATTTGCCCAGGAAGTGATCTTTAATATCACTGCCAGCAGCCAGGCTCCTGAGATGTGCTTGGACCTGCGTCCGGGCACCAACTACAGTGTCAGCGTCCAGGCTTTGTCTTCTCAACGTCCTGTGGTCTTCTCCCTGACAACCCCAATTACAG AGCCTCCGCTTCCGGAAGTAGACTTTGTCACGGTGCATGGAGGGCCTCTACCGCGTCTGAGGCTGAGGAAGGCCAAGGAGAAAAACGGACCCATCAG ctcaTATCAGGTGTTAGTGCTTCCCCTGGCCCTCCAAAGCACATTTTTTTGTGATTCTGAAAGGGCCACCTCATTCTTTAGCAACACTTCTGATGCTGAGGGATATGTGGCTGCAGAACTACTGGCCAGAGATGTTCCAGATGATGCCACGGAGATATCTCTTGGAGACAGGCTATACTACGGGAAGTACTATAATGCACCTTTGAAAAAAGGGAATGATTACTGCGTTATATTACGAATCACCAGTGAATGGAATAAG GTGAGAAGATGTTCCTGTGCAGTTTGGGCTCATGTGAAAG ATTCGTCATTCGTGCTGCAGCAGATGGTGGGCGTCGGGCTGGGCTCCATGGCTGTTGTGATTGTTCTCGCATTCCTCTCCTTCTCAGCCGTGTG A